The Apis mellifera strain DH4 linkage group LG8, Amel_HAv3.1, whole genome shotgun sequence genome contains a region encoding:
- the LOC725870 gene encoding chaoptin isoform X2, with protein sequence MRRADIFSSMGRSQPWKRETEAEGSKDGGEERVDERRRSAMTRMRRRCSRETRGRKFFNRATRRALELILHLLLIHSFAGTGGVAAQLAECPPPETIPGCPCYNFDDGLFLECAGATEDTLRSTLLSVLSVSGTGTMVQSLSVYELDKSVEELKEGSFPAGSQIRHLQISHSSLREISEGAFANLKDSLESLALLSSRLLHVPQKSLADLRKLAALDLEANLIHDLSSYCFYGLKLMKLTLKGNQISKISEYAFAGLEDSLSDLDLTENKLKLFPMAPLRRLESLASLRLAWNEISELPDDSYSLLGSLLILDLSSNNFEKLSEDCLRSCPILHTLSFYYNSIETIHKDAFVSLKELESIDLSYNKIVFLDVATFKGNERLRNIELSNNHIHYIGGVFARLPELRELYLAENNILEIPGDAFVGSVSLAVVYLQQNAIRRIDGRGLTDLNQLAQLHLSNNYIEKVPREFLEHCENLSSLSLDGNKIHELQPGTFLKLHQLRELRLQDNNITEVKRGVFSPLPSLLELHLQNNAITDMETGALRTLNSLQHVNLQGNQLTVLGDVFQLSASESSSGGSSLVSIQLDSNGLAVLHNDSLRGQASVRIMWLGHNKLTHLQAPLFRDLLLVERLYLTNNSISRIEDGAFQPMQALKFLELSMNKLSHVTARTFSELHELEELYLQDNGLRRLDPYALTALKKLKVLDLANNHLTVLHDAIFQEGLPIKTLNLKNCSIISIEGGAFRGLDNLSDLNLDGNHLTVSALLNLRVSGLRTLAASGNNFSQISEHSLNGLPSLQELYLDKAHISQLPEVIFVLNRNLARLHLNKNDLRNLPPGIFDRLASLREIRLDYNRFQDIPYSALANALNLEILTLSNNQIVNVDVASFASLKHLRELDLSHNRIETMSGFATANLSCLISVDLSHNHLNALPANFFAHSSMLRKVDLSENKFRQIPSVALSGQNLPGLTWLNLTRNPLNRIHVLPSEARYPVLQEVHISGTNLSIVTSQDFEAFPALLHLYLSHNSVSRVSPGAFRSLPNLLTLHLGMNSLDILPKERLQGMEHLRILNLTHNLLKELDEFPEDLKSLQILDLSYNQIGIVGKVTFKNLVSLVELHLYGNWINAISSEAFRPLKKLRLLDLSRNYLENLPLNAFRPLETQIRSLRAEENPLICGCESQELWEWLRDHQKLVSGVGGGRGRGRNGVGVGDVEDGLLKCQQPPELQGLVFLDLDPHEFCSAPLILKLAIQDIQPFSVLVSWQSRNHSGLHGYQVAYHALDNVDEVRGKLLDPKARSVRLTKLASDTRYLICVLGLGSWGTSIPEDIGSWQWNASHDDVIEGSARPAMVNSLTSQCTEVRTLDAPDSIVGDGTMSDRGGLANILTRRLGLIVGSCMGFVVFVVLISVLGYMKMKKQRSTEKRDQPLSSNPQAYMSYRHFSLQSGDRADNACPSFISNIGTTPLNS encoded by the exons AAGGATCGAAGGACGGAGGGGAGGAACGCGTTGACGAACGGAGGAGGTCGGCGATGACGAGGATGAGGAGAAGGTGTTCGAGGGAGACTCGGGggaggaaatttttcaacagGGCGACGCGACGCGCCCTCGAGCTGATCCTCCACCTTCTGCTGATCCACAGCTTCGCCGGGACGGGGGGGGTCGCGGCCCAGTTAGCCGAGTGCCCTCCCCCCGAAACCATCCCCGGCTGCCCCTGCTACAACTTCGACGACGGCCTTTTCCTGGAATGCGCTGGCGCCACCGAGGACACCCTGAGAAGCACCCTGCTAAGCGTTCTGAGCGTGTCCG GAACAGGTACGATGGTGCAGTCGTTGAGCGTTTACGAGTTGGACAAAAGCGTGGAGGAGTTGAAGGAGGGCAGTTTCCCGGCCGGTTCCCAGATCAGGCATCTGCAGATCTCCCACTCCTCCCTTCGAGAGATCAGCGAGGGGGCGTTCGCGAATCTCAAGGACAGCCTGGAATCGTTGGCCCTGCTCTCCAGCCGTTTGCTCCACGTGCCGCAGAAATCGTTGGCCGATCTGCGCAAATTGGCCGCCCTCGACCTCGAGGCCAATTTGATACACGATTTGTCTTCCTATTGCTTCTACGGTTTGAAACTGATGAAACTTACCCTCAAGGGTAATCAGATATCAAAGATCTCCGAGTACGCGTTCGCGGGATTGGAGGACAGCCTGAGCGATCTCGACTTAACCGAGAACAAGCTCAAGCTGTTCCCCATGGCGCCGTTGAGAAGATTAGAGAGCCTCGCCTCGCTGAGGCTCGCGTGGAACGAGATATCGGAGCTGCCCGACGATAGCTACAGCCTCCTCGGCTCCCTATTGATCCTCGACTTGAGCAGCaacaattttgagaaattgtcCGAGGATTGTTTACGATCGTGCCCGATCCTGCACACCCTCTCCTTCTATTACAACTCGATAGAGACGATCCACAAGGACGCGTTCGTCTCCCTCAAGGAGCTCGAGTCGATCGATCTCAGCTACAACAAGATCGTGTTCCTCGACGTGGCCACGTTCAAAGGAAACGAGAGGTTGCGAAACATCGAGTTGAGCAACAATCACATCCATTACATCGGAGGCGTGTTCGCGAGGCTGCCCGAGCTTCGAGAGCTTTATTTGGCCGAGAACAACATTCTGGAAATCCCGGGGGACGCGTTCGTCGGCAGCGTGAGCCTCGCAGTTGTCTACCTTCAACAGAACGCCATCAGAAGGATCGACGGGAGGGGGCTGACAGATCTCAACCAATTGGCCCAATTACACCTGAGCAACAATTACATCGAGAAGGTGCCGCGAGAATTCCTCGAGCACTGCGAGAACCTTTCCTCCTTGTCCCTGGACGGGAACAAGATCCACGAGCTTCAACCGGGCACGTTCCTAAAGCTGCACCAACTCAGGGAGCTGCGGTTGCAGGACAATAACATAACCGAGGTGAAACGGGGCGTGTTCTCGCCCCTGCCCTCGTTGCTCGAGCTCCACTTGCAGAACAACGCCATCACCGATATGGAGACGGGCGCGTTGAGAACGTTGAACAGTCTTCAACACGTCAATCTCCAAGGAAATCAGCTCACCGTTCTGGGGGACGTGTTCCAACTGTCCGCCTCGGAATCCTCCTCCGGTGGAAGCTCGTTGGTCTCCATTCAATTGGACAGCAACGGTCTGGCCGTGTTGCACAACGACTCTCTCCGCGGCCAGGCATCGGTCAGAATCATGTGGCTCGGCCATAACAAATTGACGCATCTCCAGGCACCGTTGTTCAGGGATTTGCTGCTCGTCGAGAGACTGTACTTGACCAACAACTCGATATCCAGAATAGAGGACGGCGCCTTTCAGCCTATGCAGGCGCTCAAATTTCTCGAGCTAAGTATGAACAAGCTGAGCCACGTCACGGCGAGGACGTTCTCCGAGTTGCACGAGTTGGAGGAATTGTATCTGCAGGACAACGGTCTGAGACGATTGGATCCGTACGCTCTGACCGCTTTGAAGAAGTTGAAGGTGTTGGATCTCGCGAACAATCATCTCACCGTTCTTCACGACGCCATATTCCAAGAGGGTTTGCCGATCAAGACGttgaatttgaagaattgttCCATCATAAGCATAGAGGGGGGAGCTTTCAGGGGTCTCGACAATCTGTCCGATCTGAATCTGGACGGCAATCACCTGACAGTTTCCGCCTTGTTGAATCTGCGAGTGTCCGGTCTTCGAACGTTGGCCGCATCCGGGAACAACTTCAGCCAAATATCGGAGCACAGCTTGAACGGGTTACCGTCTCTCCAGGAATTGTATCTCGACAAAGCTCACATCTCTCAATTACCCGAGGTTATATTCGTGTTGAATCGGAACTTGGCACGGTTGCATCTGAACAAAAACGATCTACGCAATTTGCCGCCGGGCATCTTCGACAGGCTTGCCTCCCTCAGAGAGATCCGTCTCGATTACAATCGGTTCCAGGATATACCGTATTCAGCCCTGGCTAACGCCCTTAACCTCGAGATCCTCACGTTGTCCAATAATCAGATCGTCAACGTGGACGTGGCCAGTTTCGCAAGTCTTAAACACCTGAGAGAATTGGACCTCAGCCACAATCGAATCGAGACCATGTCCGGCTTCGCAACGGCCAACCTCTCGTGCCTCATCTCCGTCGATCTCAGCCACAACCATCTCAACGCGCTCCCGGCCAATTTCTTCGCCCATTCCTCCATGCTTCGCAAAGTGGACCTATCCGAGAACAAATTCAGGCAAATCCCGTCCGTTGCGTTGTCCGGGCAGAATCTTCCCGGCCTGACTTGGTTAAATTTGACCAGGAACCCGTTGAACAGGATCCACGTCCTCCCCTCGGAGGCGAGATACCCCGTCCTCCAAGAAGTGCACATATCGGGCACGAATCTGAGCATAGTGACGTCCCAGGATTTCGAGGCGTTCCCCGCCCTGTTGCATTTGTATCTGAGCCACAACAGCGTATCGAGGGTGTCCCCGGGCGCGTTCAGAAGCTTGCCCAACCTCTTAACCCTGCATCTGGGAATGAACAGTTTGGACATCTTGCCCAAAGAGAGGCTGCAAGGGATGGAGCACTTGCGGATCCTGAATCTGACGCACAATCTTCTGAAAGAGCTGGACGAGTTTCCGGAGGACTTGAAGTCGTTGCAGATATTGGACCTCTCGTACAATCAGATCGGGATCGTGGGCAAGGTGACGTTCAAGAACTTGGTCAGCCTGGTCGAGCTTCATCTTTATGGTAATTGGATCAACGCCATCTCCAGCGAGGCGTTCAGACCGCTCAAGAAGCTACGATTGTTGGATCTGAGTAGAAATTATTTGGAGAATCTACCCTTGAACGCGTTCAGACCTCTCGAGACCCAGATTCGGAGTTTACGCGCCGAAG AAAATCCGTTGATCTGTGGCTGCGAGTCGCAGGAGCTTTGGGAATGGCTGAGGGACCACCAGAAGCTGGTGAGCGGGGTAGGCGGCGGTCGCGGGCGCGGGAGGAACGGCGTCGGGGTCGGTGACGTGGAGGACGGGCTTTTAAAGTGCCAGCAACCGCCTGAATTGCAGGGCCTGGTCTTCCTCGATCTCGATCCTCACGAGTTCTGTTCCGCCCCGTTGATCCTGAAACTCGCGATTCAAGACATCCAACCGTTCTCGGTCCTCGTTTCCTGGCAAAGCAGGAACCACTCGGGTCTCCACGGCTACCAAGTGGCCTATCACGCGCTGGACAACGTGGACGAG GTACGAGGGAAGCTGCTCGATCCAAAGGCACGTTCGGTAAGATTGACGAAGTTGGCCTCGGACACGAGGTACCTGATCTGCGTGCTCGGGCTGGGCAGTTGGGGCACGTCGATCCCGGAGGACATTGGCTCTTGGCAATGGAACGCCTCTCACGACGACGTGATCGAGGGCTCGGCTCGCCCCGCCATGGTCAATTCGCTCACCAGCCAATGCACGGAGGTGAGAACGTTGGACGCGCCCGACTCGATCGTGGGCGACGGGACGATGAGCGACAGGGGCGGGCTGGCCAACATCCTTACCAGGAGACTGGGCCTGATAGTGGGCAGTTGCATGGGTTTCGTGGTGTTCGTCGTGCTCATCTCGGTGTTGGGCTACATGAAGATGAAGAAGCAACGGTCGACCGAGAAGAGGGATCAGCCGCTCTCGTCCAATCCCCAAGCGTACATGTCCTACAGGCATTTCTCGTTGCAAAGCGGAGACAGGGCTGACAACGCGTGTCCCAGTTTCATCAGTAATATCGGGACCACCCCGTTGAACTCGTAG